The following are encoded in a window of Mycobacterium sp. ELW1 genomic DNA:
- a CDS encoding FAD binding domain-containing protein: MNEYANATAVVVGGSIGGLTAALLLRDLGFHVDVYERTPGPLDGRGSGIVLQPDTVRWFSERSHQNLADLQTRTSYIQYLQRDGGIAHRENASWTYTSWGTFYRALLSDFGTKHYHYGEYACGFSQDDDQATVRFVSGTTVSADLVVFADGITSTARERFDPEATLSYSGYIGWRGTVPWSALSAQTRRVLDDAITYDVVPHSHITMYPIPGEDGLDVKHRLMNYVWYRNVAAGPDLTEMLIDKRGFHGSVSVHPGLVQDRYIDEMRRAAAELFAPAVAEVVQATETPYLQVLSDVRASRMAQGRVALIGDAACASRPHAAAGTAKAAADCWALAAALRDAGGDIASALTKWEPGQLQLSDALLRRVVDMGNRSQFHNTWIPGDPDLRFGLYGPGR; the protein is encoded by the coding sequence ATGAACGAATACGCCAACGCGACAGCGGTTGTCGTCGGCGGCTCCATCGGCGGTCTGACCGCGGCCCTGCTGTTGCGTGACCTCGGCTTCCACGTCGACGTCTACGAACGCACCCCGGGACCGCTGGACGGCCGCGGCAGCGGGATCGTCCTGCAACCGGACACCGTGCGCTGGTTCAGCGAACGCAGCCACCAGAACCTGGCCGACCTGCAGACGCGCACCTCCTACATTCAATACCTCCAACGCGACGGTGGCATTGCGCACCGCGAGAACGCGAGCTGGACCTACACCTCCTGGGGTACCTTCTATCGCGCCCTGTTGTCCGACTTCGGCACAAAGCATTACCACTACGGCGAATACGCCTGTGGATTCAGTCAGGACGACGACCAGGCCACCGTCCGATTCGTGAGTGGCACAACGGTTTCGGCTGATCTGGTGGTGTTTGCCGATGGAATCACCTCGACAGCGCGAGAGCGCTTCGATCCCGAGGCGACGCTGAGTTACTCCGGTTACATCGGTTGGCGAGGCACCGTGCCATGGTCGGCGCTGAGCGCTCAAACCCGTCGGGTTCTCGACGACGCGATCACTTACGACGTGGTGCCGCACTCACACATCACCATGTACCCGATACCTGGCGAGGATGGGTTGGACGTCAAACACAGATTGATGAACTACGTCTGGTATCGCAACGTCGCGGCCGGACCCGACCTGACCGAGATGCTGATCGACAAGCGTGGATTCCACGGCTCGGTATCGGTGCACCCAGGTCTGGTGCAGGACCGCTATATCGACGAGATGCGCCGGGCCGCAGCCGAACTGTTCGCGCCAGCCGTGGCGGAGGTGGTTCAGGCCACCGAAACGCCCTACCTTCAAGTACTTTCCGACGTCCGGGCGTCAAGGATGGCGCAGGGCCGGGTGGCGCTGATCGGTGATGCCGCTTGCGCGTCTCGCCCGCACGCCGCCGCCGGGACCGCGAAAGCGGCCGCCGACTGCTGGGCCCTGGCCGCCGCGCTGCGCGACGCGGGCGGCGACATCGCCTCTGCGTTGACCAAGTGGGAGCCGGGCCAGCTCCAGTTGAGCGACGCACTGTTGCGCCGAGTCGTGGACATGGGGAACCGCTCACAGTTCCACAACACCTGGATACCCGGTGACCCCGATCTGCGATTCGGCCTCTACGGGCCCGGACGCTAA
- a CDS encoding amidohydrolase family protein: MITTPIAEGVVDVHAHWLPRELFGLPPGAPYGPMHDRDGQLYLGDLPLSIATDAMSDPAAALADMDRAGVGVRVLSAPPFAFPLAPGEAAGRYADAFNRALGGIVTGCGGRLVGLGMVALGDNAEASRQLETMAGIEGICGVAIPPVVGSGSLDSDPLRHVLSEATRLGLAVLVHPMQLARPEWSSYYLTNLIGNPVESATAVATLLLSGLVDELPGLRICFVHGGGCAPGLVGRWSHAWSARTDVNARAPRRPGDSFRDLYFDTVTHGAPQLALLKQLAGQDKIVCGSDYPFDMAESDPARFAVEHGPGADSLHRAAQDFLGLRPQRPAPRVAS, translated from the coding sequence ATGATCACGACTCCCATCGCCGAGGGCGTGGTCGATGTCCATGCACACTGGCTGCCCCGCGAGCTCTTCGGTCTACCGCCGGGTGCGCCCTACGGGCCGATGCACGATCGGGACGGTCAGCTATACCTGGGTGATCTGCCGTTGTCGATCGCTACCGACGCGATGAGTGATCCCGCTGCGGCGTTGGCCGATATGGATCGGGCCGGCGTCGGAGTGCGTGTGCTGTCCGCGCCGCCGTTCGCGTTTCCGCTCGCCCCCGGCGAGGCGGCCGGCAGATACGCCGACGCATTCAACCGCGCCCTCGGCGGAATCGTCACCGGCTGCGGCGGCCGCTTGGTGGGATTGGGCATGGTTGCCCTCGGCGACAATGCAGAGGCCAGCCGCCAACTCGAGACGATGGCCGGTATCGAGGGAATCTGTGGCGTCGCGATCCCGCCGGTGGTGGGGAGCGGCTCGCTCGACAGCGACCCGCTGCGCCACGTCCTGTCCGAAGCCACGCGGTTGGGATTGGCGGTGCTGGTGCATCCCATGCAACTTGCGCGCCCGGAATGGTCGAGTTACTACCTGACCAATCTGATCGGTAATCCGGTCGAGTCGGCCACGGCGGTGGCCACCCTGCTGCTCAGTGGTCTCGTCGACGAACTGCCCGGCTTGCGAATCTGTTTCGTTCACGGCGGAGGCTGCGCCCCCGGCCTGGTAGGTCGCTGGAGTCACGCCTGGTCGGCCCGCACCGACGTCAACGCCCGCGCCCCTCGCCGGCCTGGCGATTCGTTTCGCGATCTGTACTTTGACACCGTGACACACGGTGCGCCCCAGCTGGCGTTGCTCAAACAGCTTGCGGGCCAGGACAAAATCGTCTGCGGCAGCGACTATCCATTCGATATGGCCGAGTCCGACCCGGCTCGCTTCGCTGTCGAGCACGGGCCGGGAGCCGATTCGCTGCACCGCGCTGCTCAGGATTTCCTCGGGTTGCGACCACAGCGCCCAGCGCCGAGGGTGGCGTCGTGA
- a CDS encoding NADH:flavin oxidoreductase/NADH oxidase, producing MTALFTPLTLRGVTFAHRAWMSPMMQFSAVPEGPDMGSPTDWHIQHLGARAVGGAALVMTEATAVDPVGRSSVYDLGLWNERQVERFRRITGFITAHGAVPGIQLVHAGRKASTGRPWPDDSREPQTWSTVGPSPVPFGRLPAPAELDAVQISSIVGAFADAARRAAHAGFRVLELHGAHGYLIHQFLSPASNTRTDHYGGSLENRMRFALEVVAAVRAQWPDELPLFFRVSATDWLAGDTDDPRLGWTVEESIILASRLKELGVDLMDVSTGGLVPDATIPVSPGYQVPFAEALRTKADIPAAAVGLITEADQAARIVDGQQADAVFLARALLRDPNWVRRAAGTLGVTLPFPPQYTRAFP from the coding sequence GTGACCGCGTTGTTCACCCCGCTGACGCTGCGCGGGGTCACCTTCGCCCACCGAGCGTGGATGTCGCCGATGATGCAGTTCTCGGCAGTACCGGAGGGCCCGGACATGGGTTCACCGACCGACTGGCATATCCAGCACCTCGGTGCCCGTGCCGTTGGGGGTGCAGCGCTGGTCATGACAGAGGCGACCGCCGTCGACCCGGTGGGCCGTAGCAGCGTCTACGACCTCGGGCTGTGGAACGAGCGGCAGGTCGAACGCTTCCGCCGGATCACCGGTTTCATCACAGCCCACGGCGCCGTGCCCGGGATCCAGCTCGTGCACGCAGGACGAAAGGCCTCGACCGGCCGACCGTGGCCGGACGACAGTCGGGAGCCGCAGACGTGGTCCACCGTCGGCCCCAGTCCGGTGCCGTTCGGGCGATTGCCCGCGCCCGCCGAACTCGATGCAGTTCAGATCAGTTCGATCGTCGGGGCGTTCGCCGATGCGGCCCGCCGTGCGGCGCATGCGGGATTCCGGGTACTGGAGCTACATGGTGCACACGGATACCTGATCCACCAGTTTCTGTCACCGGCGTCCAACACCCGCACCGACCACTACGGGGGCAGCCTGGAGAACCGCATGCGGTTCGCCCTCGAGGTGGTGGCGGCGGTGCGCGCGCAGTGGCCCGACGAACTTCCGCTGTTCTTCCGGGTGTCGGCGACCGACTGGCTGGCCGGCGACACGGACGACCCTCGGCTGGGCTGGACGGTGGAAGAGTCGATCATCCTCGCGTCACGGCTGAAGGAACTTGGCGTCGACCTGATGGACGTATCGACCGGCGGACTGGTGCCCGATGCGACGATCCCGGTGAGCCCCGGCTACCAGGTGCCGTTCGCCGAGGCTCTGCGCACCAAGGCCGACATCCCTGCCGCCGCGGTCGGACTAATCACCGAAGCAGACCAGGCCGCGCGGATCGTCGACGGCCAGCAGGCCGACGCGGTCTTCCTGGCCCGCGCATTGCTTCGCGACCCGAACTGGGTTCGCCGTGCCGCCGGGACGCTCGGGGTAACCCTGCCGTTTCCGCCGCAATATACGAGGGCCTTCCCATGA
- a CDS encoding xanthine dehydrogenase family protein molybdopterin-binding subunit: MTHIGQPVTRVEGRDKVTGRARYTADTLVDGVAYAAVVQSEIAHGIVTVESLRDSSARAAAAPGVLHVLTPLNCPVLHRLPDDVTFDLPMERRPPLSDLTVQHVGQHMAVVVADSPENATHAASLFDLRYEVQPAALGIDEVLGATPPPDEKDGQIRYGSYLPDHFVKLDEEKLQDHRGPRDEPPGAARVDVGYTTPLNAHYPIELSASIAAWDGDLLTVHDATRWITGERAALAAYLGVPEPHVRVIAPLVGGAFGSKSFLWMHVVLCAVAAREIGRPVKLVLTRNQMFSSTGHRPRTRQQIRLVADDDGALRSVEHHTVTETSTVAHFCEPAGLSSRILYQTPRLVVSHRTARINAPTPCFMRGPGEAPGLFALESAMDELAVDLGMDPLELRIRNHADADQASGKPWSGKHLLDCYEAGARRFGWDKRPLEPRSLSDNGMRLGWGMATATYPGRRMPASCSVTTAADGSVRFTSATHEIGTGVRTAMCQVAADATGLPLSSVAFDSGDSLFPDAPYSGASQTTATVGSAVHAAATQWSDRLRALLNGDVNTPFHGAGDIRFIDGDVVSAGHRVAVAEVIAHGGRRFLDELTFTVSVDGGQQHDSVSQSFGAHFCEVEVDEEIGRATVTRWVAVMDCGRVLNPALARNQVMGGITFGVGMALLEQLPYDARTSQLIGEYYVPTHADRPDFDITFIDEPDFGLGPIGVRGIGEIGACGVAAAVANAIFHATGRRIRDLPITVEQLMIHDTASQGN; encoded by the coding sequence ATGACGCACATCGGACAACCGGTCACCAGGGTCGAGGGCCGGGACAAGGTGACCGGTCGAGCCCGCTACACGGCCGACACCCTCGTGGACGGGGTGGCCTATGCCGCCGTGGTGCAGTCCGAGATCGCCCACGGCATCGTGACCGTCGAATCACTGCGTGACAGCAGCGCTCGTGCCGCCGCGGCCCCCGGCGTTCTGCACGTATTGACTCCGTTGAATTGCCCCGTCCTGCATCGGCTACCGGATGACGTCACGTTCGACCTGCCGATGGAGCGCCGGCCACCGCTGTCGGATCTGACGGTTCAGCACGTCGGCCAGCACATGGCCGTCGTGGTGGCCGATTCGCCGGAGAACGCCACCCATGCGGCGTCGTTGTTCGACCTGCGTTACGAGGTGCAACCGGCCGCATTGGGCATCGACGAGGTGCTCGGCGCCACCCCGCCACCGGATGAGAAGGATGGCCAGATCCGTTACGGCAGTTACCTTCCGGATCACTTCGTGAAGCTGGACGAGGAGAAGCTGCAAGACCATCGCGGGCCGCGTGACGAACCGCCCGGCGCGGCACGCGTCGATGTCGGTTACACGACACCGCTCAACGCGCACTATCCGATCGAACTCTCGGCCAGCATCGCGGCGTGGGACGGTGATCTGCTCACCGTGCATGACGCGACTCGGTGGATAACCGGTGAACGTGCGGCGCTGGCCGCCTACCTCGGTGTCCCGGAACCTCACGTCCGGGTGATCGCACCCCTGGTCGGTGGCGCGTTCGGGTCGAAGAGCTTTCTGTGGATGCATGTGGTGTTGTGCGCGGTCGCCGCGCGGGAGATCGGGCGTCCGGTCAAACTCGTCCTCACCCGCAACCAGATGTTCTCCTCGACGGGTCATCGGCCTCGGACCCGCCAGCAGATCCGTCTGGTCGCAGACGATGACGGTGCGCTGCGCAGCGTCGAGCATCACACCGTGACCGAGACGTCGACGGTGGCTCACTTCTGCGAGCCCGCCGGGCTGTCCAGCCGCATCCTCTACCAGACACCGCGGCTGGTGGTGTCCCACCGGACCGCGCGAATCAACGCTCCCACACCATGTTTCATGCGAGGACCGGGGGAGGCGCCGGGTCTCTTCGCGCTGGAATCGGCGATGGACGAACTCGCCGTCGACCTCGGTATGGACCCGTTGGAACTCCGCATCCGCAACCACGCCGACGCCGACCAGGCCAGCGGCAAACCATGGTCGGGCAAGCATCTCCTGGACTGTTACGAGGCCGGGGCGCGGCGGTTCGGGTGGGATAAGCGCCCTCTGGAGCCGCGATCGTTGTCGGACAACGGAATGCGACTCGGCTGGGGGATGGCCACCGCGACATATCCCGGTCGCCGGATGCCGGCGTCGTGCAGCGTGACCACTGCCGCCGATGGGTCGGTGCGGTTCACATCGGCCACCCACGAGATCGGCACCGGCGTGCGCACGGCGATGTGCCAGGTCGCCGCGGACGCCACGGGCTTGCCGTTGTCGTCTGTGGCGTTCGATTCCGGTGATTCGCTGTTCCCGGATGCCCCCTACAGCGGCGCATCGCAGACGACGGCCACGGTCGGCTCGGCCGTCCATGCCGCCGCCACCCAATGGAGCGACCGGTTACGCGCGTTGCTCAACGGCGATGTGAACACCCCGTTTCACGGCGCAGGCGATATCCGGTTCATCGACGGCGACGTCGTGTCTGCGGGCCACCGCGTCGCGGTCGCCGAGGTGATCGCGCACGGCGGCCGGCGCTTCCTCGATGAACTGACTTTCACGGTCTCTGTCGACGGCGGTCAGCAGCACGACAGCGTTTCGCAGTCGTTCGGCGCGCACTTCTGCGAAGTCGAGGTCGACGAAGAGATCGGACGGGCAACGGTGACCCGCTGGGTTGCGGTGATGGACTGCGGACGAGTCCTCAACCCCGCGCTGGCCCGCAATCAGGTGATGGGAGGCATCACGTTCGGCGTCGGCATGGCATTGCTGGAACAGCTGCCGTACGACGCCCGGACCTCGCAACTCATCGGTGAGTACTACGTTCCGACTCACGCGGACCGCCCCGACTTCGACATCACGTTCATCGACGAACCCGACTTCGGTCTTGGCCCGATCGGCGTGCGCGGCATCGGTGAGATCGGCGCCTGCGGCGTCGCTGCGGCGGTGGCCAATGCAATCTTCCATGCCACCGGCCGCAGGATCCGCGACCTGCCGATCACAGTGGAGCAGTTGATGATTCACGACACCGCGAGTCAGGGGAACTGA
- a CDS encoding 2Fe-2S iron-sulfur cluster-binding protein translates to MASDYEIALRVNGALHEITVDVRTTLLDLLRERLGMTGTKKGCDHGLCGACTVAVEGERIVSCLALAVSVDGSAVTTIEGIAGSDALDPVQEAFLHHDGFQCGYCTPGQISSAHAMLREHARGDLSAASFDGDRDTALEGHPVLTEAEIRERMAGNICRCGAYSNIVDAVAAAAKATSQ, encoded by the coding sequence ATGGCATCCGACTACGAGATCGCCCTCCGAGTCAACGGGGCGCTCCATGAGATCACGGTCGACGTCCGGACCACTCTGTTGGACCTGTTGCGTGAGCGCCTCGGGATGACCGGTACCAAGAAAGGGTGCGATCACGGCTTGTGCGGCGCCTGTACGGTGGCCGTCGAGGGCGAGCGGATCGTCAGCTGTCTTGCGCTGGCCGTGTCGGTCGACGGGTCGGCGGTGACGACCATCGAAGGGATCGCTGGCAGTGATGCCCTGGATCCGGTGCAGGAGGCCTTCCTGCACCACGACGGCTTCCAATGCGGCTATTGCACTCCGGGCCAGATCTCGTCGGCACATGCCATGCTTCGCGAGCACGCCCGCGGGGATCTGTCCGCGGCATCGTTCGACGGTGATCGCGACACCGCGCTCGAGGGCCACCCGGTATTGACCGAGGCCGAGATCCGAGAACGAATGGCGGGCAACATTTGCCGGTGCGGCGCCTACTCGAACATCGTCGACGCCGTCGCGGCGGCCGCGAAGGCGACGTCGCAGTGA
- a CDS encoding xanthine dehydrogenase family protein subunit M produces MKTFDFRHAASVDDAIRSVVETGGTYLAGGTNLVDLMKNGVLQPPALVDVRRLGLTSVLSTDVGGVRIGAGVTNSVLANHPLIRRQYPVLSHAILSGATTQLRNMATVGGNLLQRTRCPYFMQTEFDRCNKRVAGSGCAALDGFNREHAVFGGSEQCVATNPSDMAVALAILDAVVHVQGPDGTRAIPIADFFTLPGDTPDRENCLQTAELITAVELPPSAFAAHSWYLKLRDRHSYAFALVSAAVGVELIDGVIASAAIALGGVAPLPWRVPAAEAALRGRRPEDAVLHAAAQQAMAGARPLSQNGFKVPLGRSAVHRALVRALGTS; encoded by the coding sequence GTGAAGACTTTCGACTTCCGGCATGCGGCGTCGGTGGACGACGCGATCCGCTCCGTCGTCGAAACCGGCGGCACGTACCTCGCCGGTGGTACGAATCTCGTCGATCTCATGAAAAATGGTGTGCTGCAACCGCCGGCGCTCGTCGACGTTCGACGCCTTGGGCTGACCTCGGTGCTGAGCACCGACGTCGGGGGCGTGCGCATCGGTGCCGGGGTCACCAACAGCGTGCTGGCCAACCATCCGTTGATTCGCCGCCAGTACCCGGTGTTGTCGCACGCGATTCTGAGCGGCGCCACCACGCAACTGCGGAACATGGCAACCGTGGGTGGCAATCTGCTGCAACGAACTCGGTGCCCCTACTTCATGCAAACCGAATTCGACCGCTGCAACAAACGGGTGGCCGGCTCGGGTTGCGCCGCGCTCGACGGGTTCAACCGCGAGCATGCGGTGTTCGGGGGCAGCGAGCAGTGCGTGGCGACCAATCCGTCCGACATGGCCGTGGCGCTGGCCATTCTCGATGCCGTCGTGCATGTGCAGGGCCCCGACGGCACCCGCGCGATCCCGATCGCCGACTTCTTCACGCTGCCCGGAGATACCCCGGATCGCGAAAACTGCCTGCAGACAGCGGAACTCATCACTGCTGTCGAACTGCCCCCGTCGGCGTTTGCGGCGCACTCGTGGTACCTCAAGCTGCGTGATCGACACAGCTATGCTTTTGCGCTGGTGTCGGCGGCGGTCGGTGTCGAGCTGATTGATGGCGTGATCGCATCAGCAGCGATAGCGCTGGGCGGCGTCGCTCCGCTGCCGTGGCGGGTACCTGCGGCCGAGGCCGCGTTGAGGGGACGGCGGCCCGAGGATGCGGTGCTGCACGCAGCCGCCCAGCAGGCGATGGCGGGTGCCCGGCCGCTGAGTCAGAACGGCTTCAAGGTCCCGCTCGGACGCAGCGCGGTGCATCGGGCGCTGGTTCGTGCGCTCGGTACTTCATGA
- a CDS encoding acyl-CoA dehydrogenase family protein, whose amino-acid sequence MIEWSDVDIAVRDAVREFVDKEVRPHLDELESGDMEPYPIIRKLFATFGIAEMARESLDRRLDRLRAGTESKSGGGGGMFGDGGSAGMGFVLISELCRVSMGLVTGMGVSLGLTVPTIQSRGTLAQQERWLPELVTYDKIGAWAITEPDSGSDAFGGMKSYVVRDGDDYILNGQKTFITNGPDADVVVVYAKLDEGDGADKRDRKVLTFVLDRGMEGFVQAKPFRKMGIHSSRTGELFFNNVRLGRDRLLGETEENKSGDGRDSARSSFAAERIGVVSMALGVIEECLRLCTDYAKTRTLWGKEIGQFQLIQLKLANMEVARMNVRNMLFRVIECGQSGTPISLAEASAMKYYCSQAATDVAMEAIQLFGGNGYMTEWSRSPTWPRVCSGRELRTGFASVRFRTPDVACRVRNRTFAAVPS is encoded by the coding sequence ATGATCGAATGGTCCGACGTCGATATCGCTGTGCGCGACGCCGTCCGTGAGTTCGTCGACAAAGAGGTGCGCCCGCACCTCGACGAGCTGGAGAGCGGCGATATGGAGCCGTATCCCATCATCCGCAAGCTGTTCGCCACCTTCGGTATCGCAGAGATGGCGCGGGAGTCACTGGACAGGCGACTCGACCGGCTGCGGGCCGGCACCGAGTCGAAGTCCGGCGGCGGCGGTGGCATGTTCGGCGACGGCGGTTCGGCCGGAATGGGTTTCGTCCTGATCAGTGAGCTGTGCCGGGTCAGCATGGGCCTGGTCACCGGGATGGGTGTCAGCCTGGGGCTCACGGTCCCGACGATTCAGAGCCGGGGCACGCTGGCCCAGCAGGAGCGCTGGCTGCCGGAGCTGGTGACCTACGACAAGATCGGCGCATGGGCGATCACCGAGCCGGATTCGGGTTCGGATGCGTTCGGCGGCATGAAGTCCTACGTGGTGCGAGACGGCGACGACTACATCCTCAACGGGCAGAAGACGTTCATCACCAACGGACCGGACGCCGACGTGGTGGTGGTGTACGCCAAGTTGGACGAGGGTGACGGCGCTGACAAGCGCGACCGCAAGGTGCTGACGTTCGTACTCGACCGCGGTATGGAGGGCTTCGTTCAGGCGAAGCCGTTCCGCAAGATGGGCATTCACAGTTCGCGCACCGGTGAGTTGTTCTTCAACAACGTCCGCCTGGGCCGCGACCGGTTGCTCGGCGAGACCGAGGAGAACAAGTCCGGCGACGGCCGCGACAGCGCCCGGTCGAGTTTCGCGGCGGAGCGGATCGGCGTGGTGTCGATGGCGCTCGGGGTGATCGAGGAATGCCTGCGGTTGTGCACGGATTACGCCAAGACGCGCACCTTGTGGGGCAAGGAGATTGGTCAGTTCCAGTTGATCCAGCTCAAGCTGGCCAACATGGAGGTGGCCCGGATGAACGTGCGCAACATGCTGTTCCGGGTGATCGAATGCGGGCAGAGCGGCACACCGATTTCGCTGGCCGAAGCGTCGGCGATGAAGTACTACTGCTCGCAGGCAGCCACCGATGTCGCGATGGAAGCGATCCAGCTGTTCGGCGGCAACGGGTACATGACCGAATGGTCCAGATCACCCACGTGGCCAAGGGTTTGCTCGGGGCGTGAGCTCCGAACCGGGTTCGCCAGTGTGCGGTTTCGTACGCCTGACGTGGCGTGTCGCGTACGAAACCGCACATTCGCGGCAGTGCCGTCATGA
- a CDS encoding oxygenase MpaB family protein — MRSTSTTHGAEPLGPDSLTWKYFGDLRTGMLGVWIGSLQNMYPQLGAGVEEHSILHREPLQRVARSVYPIMGVVYDGERARQTGEQIKGFHRGIKGVDAAGRRYHALDPETFYWAHATFFMLILKVAEYFCGGLTEAEKRQLFDEHVQWYAMYGMSMKPVPKTWEDFCEYWDRVCRDELEINRATLEIFDIRIPKPKFVLMPTPVWDQLFKPMVAGQRWIAAGLFDPVVREKAGMRWTPGDEVVLRLLGKAVEVAFWAVPDEIRLHPRALSAYRRASGHIPADAPLVEAPGFMAPPKDRRGLSMHYVPRTKSLVARAGSLVHTTFSLAGLRPARGRSAAA; from the coding sequence ATGAGGTCAACGTCGACCACACATGGCGCCGAGCCGCTCGGGCCGGACTCCCTGACGTGGAAATACTTCGGCGATCTGCGAACCGGGATGCTCGGGGTGTGGATCGGCTCACTGCAGAACATGTACCCGCAGCTGGGCGCCGGAGTGGAAGAACACTCGATACTGCACCGCGAGCCGCTTCAGCGGGTCGCCCGGTCGGTGTACCCGATCATGGGCGTGGTGTACGACGGTGAGCGAGCCCGCCAGACCGGCGAGCAGATCAAGGGATTTCACCGCGGCATCAAGGGCGTCGACGCTGCGGGCCGGCGCTATCACGCGCTGGACCCCGAAACGTTCTACTGGGCGCACGCCACGTTCTTCATGTTGATCCTGAAGGTGGCCGAATACTTCTGCGGCGGCCTGACCGAGGCCGAGAAGCGCCAACTGTTCGACGAACACGTGCAGTGGTACGCCATGTACGGAATGAGCATGAAGCCGGTCCCGAAAACGTGGGAGGACTTCTGCGAGTACTGGGACCGGGTGTGCCGCGACGAGTTGGAGATCAACCGGGCGACGCTCGAGATCTTCGACATCCGCATTCCGAAGCCGAAGTTCGTCCTGATGCCGACGCCGGTGTGGGATCAGTTGTTCAAGCCGATGGTGGCCGGCCAACGGTGGATCGCCGCCGGATTGTTCGACCCGGTGGTGCGGGAGAAGGCCGGAATGCGGTGGACGCCCGGCGACGAGGTGGTGCTGCGGTTGCTGGGCAAGGCGGTCGAAGTCGCGTTCTGGGCGGTGCCCGACGAGATCCGGCTGCACCCCCGCGCACTGTCGGCGTACCGGCGGGCCTCGGGACACATCCCGGCTGATGCGCCGCTGGTCGAAGCACCCGGTTTCATGGCACCCCCTAAAGATCGCCGTGGGCTGTCCATGCACTATGTCCCTCGGACCAAGAGCCTCGTCGCGCGTGCGGGGTCGCTGGTTCACACGACGTTCTCACTTGCCGGTTTGCGGCCCGCCCGAGGACGTTCCGCCGCCGCCTGA
- a CDS encoding adenylate/guanylate cyclase domain-containing protein: protein MVRHGRGPAAWWHNTNHNPGVIALVRRARRMLPGDPDFGDPLSAAGDGGARAAARAADRLLRDREAATREVSLATLQVWQALTERVSGRPANPEVTLVFTDLVGFSSWSLRAGDDATLRLLRRVAQVVEPPLLDAGGHIVKRMGDGIMAVFADPATAVRATIAAREAVRTVEVDGYTPRMRAGIHTGRPQRIGSDWLGVDVNIAARVMDRATRGGLVVSGETLECISPEDLDALGVTVKRIRRQVFAPRAAGVPTDLAMYRLKTRRDLPVEDDGDDLEAQA from the coding sequence CTGGTGCGGCACGGGCGTGGGCCCGCGGCGTGGTGGCACAACACCAATCACAACCCCGGTGTCATCGCCCTCGTTCGGCGTGCCCGGCGGATGCTGCCCGGCGATCCCGATTTCGGCGATCCGCTGTCCGCGGCGGGCGACGGCGGGGCTCGTGCCGCCGCGCGTGCCGCCGACCGCCTGCTGCGTGACCGTGAGGCCGCCACCCGCGAGGTGAGCTTGGCCACACTTCAGGTCTGGCAGGCGCTCACCGAACGTGTGTCGGGCCGTCCCGCCAATCCGGAGGTCACGCTCGTCTTCACCGATCTGGTGGGCTTCTCCAGCTGGTCGCTGCGGGCCGGTGACGACGCCACCCTGAGGCTGCTGCGCCGTGTCGCGCAGGTCGTCGAGCCACCCCTGCTCGACGCCGGCGGCCACATCGTCAAGCGGATGGGCGATGGCATCATGGCCGTCTTCGCCGACCCGGCGACCGCCGTGCGGGCCACCATCGCCGCCCGCGAGGCGGTTCGAACAGTCGAGGTAGACGGCTATACCCCGCGGATGCGCGCCGGGATCCACACCGGGCGGCCGCAACGCATCGGCTCGGACTGGCTGGGCGTCGACGTCAACATCGCCGCCCGGGTGATGGACCGCGCGACCCGCGGCGGACTCGTCGTGTCAGGGGAGACGCTGGAGTGCATCAGCCCCGAGGACCTCGACGCGCTGGGCGTCACGGTCAAGCGGATCAGGCGTCAGGTGTTCGCCCCGCGCGCCGCCGGTGTGCCGACTGATCTGGCGATGTACCGCCTCAAAACCCGCAGGGATCTGCCAGTCGAGGACGATGGAGACGATCTCGAAGCCCAGGCATAG